One Macrobrachium rosenbergii isolate ZJJX-2024 chromosome 10, ASM4041242v1, whole genome shotgun sequence DNA window includes the following coding sequences:
- the LOC136842896 gene encoding DNA polymerase eta-like, with product MTDRLVVLLDMDCFYVQVEERHYPHIRGLPAAVVQYNSWKGGGIIAVNYEARAFGVKRGMRGDEARSKCPDIQLVTVPVNRGKADLTRYRDAGKEVINVLCDYSDCVERASIDEAYIDFTEAVQKQIVKHGGIFDSEKLKSTWVVGHDEVTTEMSAEEKEDVRRNGVKKWLSSVFGDQEDSIPLDNSHPEWDNIRLAHTAALCEEMRAAVLERTGFKCSAGIAHNKMLGKLSCGLHKPNQQTVLPQCNVALLWKNLPVGKVRNLGGKLGDSLTDDLGCKTMGDLAQLSLQQLNGRFESKTSEWLYNLGRGIDTEPVTSRQLPKSIGCGKNFQGKEALNTQAKVQKWMLSLAEELTERLNEDQTANKRRAKTLTVSVRLVGDAKFTSLSRSANLPAYCAERITRVAISLIQHTNKAPPKNGLWIPSIKNISLSAAKFEDWTGSGSGDIQEMFKKAVKNPKTTTKVLDFEEKSNSDQDTSLASPVKDAVTSVLKTPNSSLAKNEKLGTSPKVNKGLASPKESGSSKSSPMVSNSFFKNLLQRRVNQQSTVAADPLPSASEKRNGTELPEENDIPEAESTNNHETEGKSDLDVLASLLSDDDGETCLSEDDLPCGQQIKDEGDSDSSVYDAATDIDSSFSSEYKDRLQGSQDLFVEDDPVLVNRSSENVDKTPSKQSGVDAPCCASKPHTKDVSPRKVSPLKSCQESEMNHSLKSLESAKVSVQELFPDLDNVDESILCMLPKELKLEVERALKDYKTKNQQKKSGMWKYVTSVPSPQKTVNSNSSFDPFSKGSGYEAKPGPSKDGISEEFSNVHLEIPKTDINFTQDTDDSIECTIIFDNNNVESDGKDFLDCKECGLQISALEMQEHADYHLALSLQSDMNTDAHLTNRKVIEKSGKSNRGRKRIKGNVKSLVTVSKMQKLDSFFKS from the exons ATGACGGACAGGCTTGTAGTGTTGCTAGACATGGACTGCTTCTATGTACAAGTCGAGGAGCGTCATTATCCACATATCAGAGGGCTGCCAGCTGCAGTGGTTCAGTACAACTCATGGAAGGGTGGAgg GATCATAGCTGTGAATTATGAAGCTCGAGCATTTGGTGTGAAACGGGGCATGAGAGGGGATGAAGCACGTAGCAAGTGTCCTGATATTCAGTTAGTCACTGTTCCAGTTAACCGGGGGAAAGCAGACTTGACAAg gtaCCGTGACGCTGGTAAAGAAGTTATCAATGTACTCTGTGATTATAGTGATTGCGTTGAAAGAGCAAGCATAGATGAAGCATATATTGACTTCACTGAAGCTGTGCAGAAGCAAATAGTGAAACATGGTGGCATCTTTGATTCAGAGAAATTGAAGTCTACTTGGGTGGTTGGTCATGATGAAGTTACGACTGAGATGTCCGCTGAAGAGAAAGAAG atGTAAGAAGGAATGGTGTCAAGAAATGGTTGTCTTCGGTTTTTGGTGATCAAGAAGATTCCATACCACTGGATAATAGTCATCCTGAATGGGACAATATCAGACTGGCGCATACAGCCGCTTTGTGCGAAGAGATGAGAGCAGCTGTTCTTGAGCGCACTGGATTTAAATGCTCAGCAGGAATAGCACACAATAAG ATGCTTGGGAAGCTGTCATGTGGACTTCATAAGCCCAATCAGCAGACTGTTCTTCCCCAGTGCAATGTGGCATTACTGTGGAAAAACCTGCCTGTAGGTAAAGTGCGGAATCTTGGTGGAAAGCTTGGCGATAGCCTGACTGATGATCTCGGCTGTAAAACTATGGGAGACCTTGCACAGTTATCACTTCAGCAGCTTAATGGGAGATTTGAAAGCAAAACATC GGAGTGGCTATATAATCTTGGCAGAGGCATTGATACAGAGCCAGTAACCTCTCGTCAACTCCCAAAAAGCATTGGTTGTGGAAAGAACTTCCAGGGAAAGGAAGCACTGAATACTCAGGCCAAG GTGCAGAAATGGATGTTGAGCTTAGCAGAAGAGTTGACTGAGCGCCTTAATGAAGATCAGACTGCA AATAAACGACGAGCCAAAACTTTAACTGTCAGTGTTCGTCTGGTTGGGGATGCCAAATTCACATCATTGTCTCGCTCTGCCAACCTACCAGCGTATTGTGCTGAGCGAATCACCAGGGTCGCCATCTCTCTAATTCAGCATACAAATAAAGCTCCACCAAAGAATGGCTTATg gATTCCATCTATCAAAAACATCAGCCTCTCTGCTGCAAAATTTGAGGATTGGACTGGTTCAGGATCTGGAGACATtcaggaaatgtttaaaaaggcAGTAAAAAACCCAAAAACTACCACAAAAGTACTAGATTTTGAAGAGAAATCAAATAGTGACCAGGATACTTCGTTAGCATCACCTGTGAAGGATGCAGTTACCTCTGTGCTGAAAACACCAAATAGCTcgttagcaaagaatgagaaacTTGGCACTAGTCCAAAAGTTAACAAAGGGCTAGCAAGTCCAAAGGAAAGTGGCAGTTCCAAGAGTAGTCCCATGGTCAGTAATTCATTTTTCAAGAATCTTCTTCAAAGACGTGTAAACCAGCAATCTACAGTTGCCGCAGATCCTTTACCCAGTGCTTCAGAAAAACGTAATGGTACTGAACTACCCGAAGAAAACGATATTCCTGAAGCTGAGAGCACAAATAATCACGAGACTGAGGGAAAAAGTGACCTCGATGTGTTAGCAAGCTTATTATCGGATGACGATGGAGAAACGTGTCTCAGTGAAGATGACTTACCCTGTGGTCAGCAAATTAAGGATGAAGGGGATAGTGATAGTTCTGTTTATGATGCTGCTACAGATATTGATTCTAGTTTTTCATCTGAATATAAGGACAGACTGCAAGGAAGTCAGGACCTTTTTGTAGAGGATGATCCTGTTTTAGTTAATAGGTCAAGTGAAAATGTAGATAAGACACCTTCTAAACAGTCAGGTGTAGATGCTCCTTGCTGTGCATCCAAGCCTCACACGAAAGATGTCTCGCCAAGAAAGGTGTCTCCTTTGAAGTCCTGTCAAGAATCAGAAATGAACCATAGTTTGAAATCCTTAGAAAGTGCAAAGGTTTCAGTACAGGAGTTATTCCCAGATCTTGATAATGTTGATGAATCTATTTTGTGTATGTTACCAAAAGAACTGAAGTTAGAAGTGGAAAGGGCTTTAAAGGATTATAAAAccaaaaaccaacagaaaaagtctggaatgtggaaatacgtAACGAGTGTTCCTTCACCTCAAAAGACTGTTAATTCAAATAGTAGTTTTGATCCATTTTCAAAAGGAAGTGGTTATGAAGCAAAACCTGGACCTTCTAAAGATGGAATATCAGAAGAATTCAGCAATGTGCATTTAGAAATTCCAAAGACAGATATAAATTTCACACAGGACACAGATGATAGTATTGAGTGTACGATaatctttgataataataatgtagaatctGATGGAAAAGATTTCTTAGACTGTAAAGAATGTGGTCTCCAAATTTCAGCACTTGAAATGCAGGAACATGCTGATTATCACTTGGCACTTAGTCTGCAGAGTGATATGAATACAGATGCACATTTAACAAATAGGAAAGTGATAGAGAAAAGTGGAAAAAGTAATAGAGgcagaaaaaggataaaaggaaatgtaaaatcCTTAGTAACAGTTAGTAAAATGCAGAAATTAGACTCCTTTTTCAAGTCgtaa